ACATTTATCCATCACTAGCTGTGCCACCACTCTGAGCTTTACTGATACTAAGTGTCATCCCATGAATAGGCCATTAGCTTTCATCTGAGTGTTCTACTGGAGCACACACAAAGAAGGATTTAACTGTGGCATGCTAATGTCAGTGTGTCTCCATTCCTGCAGGACGAGAAGAATGGAGAGATGACAACCAATGTGTACATGAACATGGTGAGAGAGACACTACGTTTATCTTCCTCCACAGATTCACTCCGTTTTCTTTTGTGCCTAAATTCACTTGTCACTTTTTTATAAAGAGAAATTATTACATGTCTGTTTCGCTCAGAGCCTTTTTAGCTCAAAGCCTTTTGAGCTCTGAGCTTTTTGCTTTGTCAAAGGCTTCATGCTCTCCAGTGCTGGAGAACTAATTAGTGTGTTCTTTCTGATGTGACAttctatatgtgtgtgcgtgtgtgagaaagatacatgaaatggtttattgGTGACTCCTGCCATTTGTTGttagtgttttcatttttgttttttgtcataAGCTTGAGAAAGTGAGCATCTATTTCTTAAAGCAGTATTCCAGCATATTTACACTTATTCTGCATTCAAGTTGTGTTGAAAACTGGGATGATTCACAAATTTTCCACTTGTAAATTGCACTTGAACAGTCACCAAGCTGGATACATGATGATATACTAGAGGATACATGAGTTTACCAAGTGTGACATAACTTTTACCCTTTTTGCCAGTAAGCTTGGTTGTAAAGGTTAAAAATATGCCTAATAATCTACCATACGATCTACGTCCTTTTTAATATAGCAAAGCAATATGGATACATATTCTCCAGATCTCCATGCTTTCTTTTTACAGTGGAGGGAATATTTTCAAACAGTCAACAAGCAGGTTGAAGTCTTATTTTCTACTTACCAACTTGTTATATACAACTTTCTGTTAAGCACTTGAATGCAGCATATTTCTCTGTCGGCTGCATTGAAGAGTATGGCTGGTAACACAGACAATCATTTTAATGCTTTCCCTACATTAAAACAGGTATAGAACAGAAGCCAGTGGGTAGTGTGtttggttttaaaaaatgaggGCCCTGCAGTCAGGAGGGCAGCCCTGGACTGTAAAAAGCAAATGTTTACATGAAAGCGCAGTCAAATCCCAGACATTTTAGGCAATTTAGAATTCTCTAAAAGAGAAGATATGGTTAATGTACCAATGGACAGatgttatttaaaatgaataatgctGGAACATGCTTGCATCTTCTGAAATATTATGAATATGTTTTGGCTGCCCTACACTTAGGGTCATTTCTAACACTCACAATGCAATTTCAACAATCTTGCTTATCTACCAATCCCCTCGGCTTCCTCTCTTTTCAGGCATGGTCCGATTACAGGTTATCATGGAATCCGAAGGACTACGACAATATTGACGTTATCCGGATCCCCCCTACCAAAGTGTGGCGTCCAGACATATACCTTATTAACAAGTGAGTGGCCACTGTTTTCATAATTAGTTGTACAAGCTCAAGTTGTAACCTGTGACATGGATTATATACACAACTGTAAACATGACCTGCCACCTGTCATAGCTTCTTATTTAAGCTCTGTGAATGCACAATCTTTGTTTCAATGCACTCAAAGCTATGCAAGGAAGGAAGTCGAGTGATCTGAGGTATTCAAACAGTAGAGCTCCTATAAATGACCGTGTTTATGATGAATGTTCACAGTTAAGTGTCACATGAGTCAAAGGCAGCATATGTAGGACTGAGAAATGTGCAAGAGGTCTGTattaaatgctttttattttagaatgGGCAATGTTGTAACTTATATTTTGTCTAATTTGCAGCAATGATGGGCAGTTTGATGTTGCTCTGTATGTGAATGTGCTGGTTACCAATGATGGCACTGTTTCCTGGCTGCCTCCAGCTATATACCGCAGCTCCTGCTCAATAGAGGTACACCTAAAGCTGTTAGCACAGACAAATAACATCCTCTCACAAATTAAATAGTGATCAATAATGTTGATTATTTCACTTGTTTAAAGGGGCTAGCAACTTGATTGAAATATGtcagaatctcaaatggctccctacaAAGGGACTAGGGAGCAATTTGAGATCCAGCCTATCACAGTTATCCTTATATGTGTGGCTTTATGGTCTTTAACCAAAGCCAGAATTGAAAAGTAATGCTGAAGTAATATTTCAAATGGGAATTTTAGATTGCTTGGTGATTAACGATGATGTAGTCCTTGCAGCGTGAAGAACCCCACAGCAGCAGGATTTTATATTCGGGCAGAACTTGAACTTAAAATCTGTCTGGCACATTAAATTATAAAAGTCAACTTGAGTTTCTTTGGAAGTGATTGCAGTAACCTCATCAGTAAGCGTTAGTGACTAATGCGAGTAAGAATCACCCGAACAGGGTAGGGAATTGTGAAGGTATAACACTGTGACTAGGTCGCTATGATAGGCACTTTCTGATTTAAGCAATGTGGGCATTTATCAGCTAGGTTAGACTAGCCAAGTGGCcgaagaaggagaaagagtggCTCTTCAGTTTCACTTGTCTAAAGTAGGCACTGTATACACGTTTTTATTTAAGCTATGcattacagtcattttatagcatggggtgttttttaaatattagctAACACACTCTCTGGTAGTGGGTCAAGGTTGACCTTGGTTTGTGAGGGGTGTGGCTGTTGAAAGGAGCTGctgtcagtttttttcagtacaGTCCTGTCTAAATTAAATCCATTTGAGGAAACATAAAAGATCATAAATCTCTCAATCCAAATGACCAATGTTGATCATTATTTGGCAATCAATAATACATTCGTACAGGAGCCTACTGTTAAAAGCATTAACAAAGTCAACTGACAACCCTTTATTGGTATTTTGCAGTTTATGCAGTCAATGTAAGAAGGTATTTCACAATACACAAGTTTAGCAATAACAAACTAGGAATAAAGTTATGCAAGGATTATTTCTAATCTAATCCTCTAGGTGGCATACTTTCCGTTTGACTGGCAGAATTGCACCATGGTGTTTCGTTCATATACATATGATGCCTCAGAGGTGGACCTGCAGTATGGGCTGGATGAGGATGGAAATGAGCTTCATGAGATCGTCATTGATAAAAATGCTTTTACTGGTCTGTCCGCTTTTTACCTTTAGTGATATCAGTACCTTTCATGTGTTACATTTGCATATGcacatttttgtatgtttttccgACTTTCGATGtgattaatatatttttttatttagcatttacaTGAAAAAATCATTGATATGGGGGAAATCTGCTTTCTGTGatttaataaattatattaGACTAAGCATTGACACATTGACATAGTCAGTAACACAGTGACCCTGATCACTCAGAGAATGGAGAGTGGCAGATCTGCCACAAGCCCACCAGGAAAAATATCCAggaggacatgtatgaggacaTCACCTTCTACCTGATCATTGAGAGGAAACCACTCTTctacatcatcaacatcattgtGCCCTGCATCCTCATTAGCATTCTGGCTATATTTGTCTTCTATCTGCCACCAGGGGCAGGTGAGAGGGCTCTTTATAGATAAGAATGTACTCTTAGAGTCTATGCTATCTAGCTCTTAATCTTGCATAGGCCACGTGGTGTCACAGGTTTGGTCCTTGAATGGACCAATTTCTGTGGTATGAGTTGTTAAATGAATAATATTCTGATAGAATTTCCTAATAGTAAAAGATTGCAGTGCCTTCAGTCAACTTTGCTTCAGTCCTGAATGTATTGGACAGTGACATATCAGGGTACCAAATGGAATCTTTTGAACAATGCTAAAAAAGAACAACCTTTGTTTCCAGAAAGAACCTTTAAGAATCTTTTTTGGCACATTTACTTTTAAGCGTACATCTTGTAATTACGGTCATATGCTTGAAAGAGAACTGTTCATTCTTTAGttagcttttattttactgtaaaatagcATGAGATTTAACAGCATACATAGCATTGCTAGTCCTTTATGACATGTTCTTGTTCCCTGCAGGAGAGAAGATGACTCTGTCCATCTCTGTGCTCATCGCCCTCACTGTCTTCATGCTCCTGCTGGCTGATAAAGTCCCTGAGACATCTCTGGGAATCCCCATTATCGTGAACTATGTAATGTTCACTATGATCCTGGTGACGTTCTCTGTCATCCTTAGTGTGGTGGTGTTAAACCTGCACCACCGGACCCCCAGCACACATTACATGCCCACCTGGGTGCGCAAGGTCAGCCAGCAGGGTGGTGTGCTTAACAATACACCTACAGACGGGTTTGACAACTGTTAGCCAGCATTCTTACTGTAAACATGGCTCTCTTGAAAACTATATCATCAAATACAAGTGCATactgttgggaaaaaaaatcatagtttaATCAAGGTCCTGTAGaacatagttctatatagcgtAAAGAACATTGCTTTTGAACAATGTCCTTCAAAGTTGGGTCCTGCTTTGCTTGCTACTCCAGTCCTAACATATGTCATATAACAATTCACAACGGATCCATTATTTATCTACCAATATTTCTCAGGTGTTCATTAACTTCCTGCCTCCCTACCTGGGCATGTTCAGGCCCCACCCAGAAGAGCCTGTGGATGAGGAGCCTAATGAGGACCAACCACAGGGTCATACGGACCGCACCCTCAAGCCCGGGGGAGAATATTTCATCCGAAAGATCAATCCTGAGTTGGTCATGCCATGGAGGGGGAGGTAAATATATAAGCtgataaataatgtttttccactttttctgtCATCAACGTAGGATAAATCCCATTATTggattaaatgacaaaaaaactacctacaggcatatatacaactagaaatataatatataaaataataataaaaatatacaataagACCTATCCTGACATATTGGATGCTTGATGTGATGTAAAGGTCTCACTGTACATGTATATACTTCATGTTGGTAACATATTGAATGCCTGCTGAACACCCCCTCTAGCTCCTTCCCTCAGTGCTTCCATTGTTTGTTAGCTTCCATTAGCCCTGTATCTCCAATTCAAAACTAATGAAGCAAACTTCATACAACAGGTCTTGGCTGATAATTACTATATAGGAAAAAATGTAGGAGACAgtggtgtaaatttgatttcattaattcattaatttgttcatttattcattcattatagTTTGATTAGTACAACTGTGGGTAGTTGCACTCTGATCCCCTAACAGACAGTTAATGCTTTGCTGAATATTTCTTCTGTTCTGAACATAACTGCTTTATGATTGCACTTTGAATATCATGCCATTTCCTTGACTCCCACAGTAAACTCTCATACAAGTGGCGGTAATTTGGTCTTATTCAAGAATATCCATGTAAGAACATGTAGCCTGTAAAAGTATGAAGTAAATAAAGTGCtaattcatctctctctctttttctctctaaatAGCCTGTCTGACAGTTTAATTTGCCCCCCATACTGTAATCTAGAAGTACCCATTGTCCTGCCCCACTGTGATCGGAGGTCATAAACAGGGATTGTGGCTTTGGGGCCTTACACTCATGTGGCTCTGCGCTGGTGGCCATTTCTTTTCTCCTTCCAAGGGCATTTGATCTCAGCCCAGCTAAGCCTGGTCGCCCGCCACTGTCGCCAGACCCCTAAGCCCCTGTTTAGTTTGGGCATTAGAGATAATCCACCCGAGGACAGAGCAGAAGGCAGAGATGAGGAGGGGTGGGTGGATAGCTGGAAAGATAGGTGGAAGAGAAGTGTGGTTTAAGAAGTTTAGAAAAATATCTGAGGCAATGCTTTCCTATGGGagtgtgtgttacagtggtGAAATGAGGGGGCTACATGGCCATCAGCACTGTGTCTTGTCATTTTCCTAGAATGTACGTGCAGTTCTGTGAAAACGTGTGTTTAGAGAGATGATGTGAATGTGTTTCAATAAAAGAATGTgcgtgtgtaagagagagagtatcTATGGTAGTCAGAGGCTGAATGGAAGTTCACATCAGCTGGTGGTGAATAAAGGTATGGGTATGGAAGGCATGTAAATATGGGGGGGCTGGTTAGTTGCTGCTCCTCACTGTCGCCAGCAATACTGAAAGGTTGATTAAAATGATAGGAGCTGCTGTTTGTTTAACTTTACAAGAGGTCAAAAGGGGTATTTCCAGAAATGCTTTCCCTCTGTGATGCTGAGCATGCtcttattttgtaaaatttgGCCTTCCTGTTACAGTGAAATGACTTCCAGGCACACTgttgtacagtgtgtgtgagtagtgtgtgtgtgtgtgtgtgtgtatgtgcgactagtgtgtgtgtgtgagtatttcaTAGCTGTATGCTAGTATTGTGCGTGCGCatgtgtttcagtgtatttctcCCTAAACAGCCCCtaaacagtctctctctctctctctctctctctctctctctctctctctctctctctctccatctctatctCTACACAGCCCCCCATGTAAaaatctctttctttccctaGATAGTCACACTTATGTaaagcactctctctctctttctctctttctctctctatctgtcactctctttctccctctcttgctatctttttgtctgtcttcaAATCTGCCCCTATcttcctccctctttttttctagcagtgtctctccatctctatctttttctttctctcactgtctctctgtctgtctttccttctgtcttGCTGTATCTCTGTCACAGACTCAAAGTCACTTAGtcacatttgaaaaataatgtGAGGTGTCaaaaattcatgtttttttgtccttatttctatcttttttctctctgtctttctttttgtttttccctcttTGTAGCATTCtatcctttatctctctctctctctctctctctcgcattcCTCCTCATTCAGTTTCTCTTGTTCTTATACCAGTTTAACAGCTGCACTTATAATGCACAgattccaaataaagtgtttatgGCATGCACTGAGATGCTGAGCATAAAAGTCTGCTAAGGAATGGTGCCAGACCCTCTGTCTACCACGACCAAAACCACAGCATGTGGTTTTCTTTTTAACCCctcaaaaatatccaaaaaatattatgaattatttaagaTAAACTGAGATAAggtaatcctttattagtcccacgatGGGTAAGTTCATATAGCAAGGcaaggaaatgaaataaaaagaagagcATTAGCAAATTAATTACTCTTGTTAATTACTTAACAAGGTTACAGTCTGTTACTTGTTTCTATAAAGACATTATATAAtactaaagataaaaaaatattagataAAATATATAGACTGTATCCTTAACATAAACTCAGttcacaaaaatgaataatataaacataaaatcataaataaaaggcaaaataatgatatttatttgtaaTGAAATTTTACCCAAATTGCACATGAAATATTGCACATAGAGATTTGATTATATTACTTGTGGTAATGGTGATGGATTAACAATATAAGCATTATAAATAGAAAAGCAAGTTTTCACACGTTTCACACAGAGTAGTATTTACATTGCGCATAGGAAATGGTAATGAATTCTGCTGTAGGTGTATGAGGCCtaacaggggggggggggggggggggttctacTGGGAGCCATGCTGGTTTtacagtctaacagcagcaAGAAGGAAGGACCTACAATCACACTCCTTAACACACTTGGGGTGGAGCAGcctgtcactgaaggagctgcccagtgctgccagagtctcatgcatcCAGTAACTAATTTAATAGATTCAggaataataaatgtttaaatgtgtcACTGTTGGTacataaatgcatataaaatCACAAGGAAAATCTGACTGTAAATGGTTAGTTAGGCGTTAATCAAACCCTCTTCTTACTTCAGTAGTTTACATGTGatgacatttcatttttgttgggAGCGTGACTTGgaactttaaaaataatgtgtctTATAGCCAAGTTGTGTGCATCTGCTTTGCTTTActatgtgtgagagtgtgtgcacatgtgctTGCGCTTtcatgtgtctgtatgtgtatatttgagtttgtatgtatgtgtgtgtgtatatgtaaagGTG
This window of the Pygocentrus nattereri isolate fPygNat1 chromosome 2, fPygNat1.pri, whole genome shotgun sequence genome carries:
- the chrnb1l gene encoding cholinergic receptor, nicotinic, beta 1 (muscle) like isoform X2, which gives rise to MKLTSRMELRMTRLLWLLCCCSMLSLTGGSEAERKLLQDLFQNYNLKVRPARTWNETVMVRVGMTLVQLISLDEKNGEMTTNVYMNMAWSDYRLSWNPKDYDNIDVIRIPPTKVWRPDIYLINNNDGQFDVALYVNVLVTNDGTVSWLPPAIYRSSCSIEVAYFPFDWQNCTMVFRSYTYDASEVDLQYGLDEDGNELHEIVIDKNAFTENGEWQICHKPTRKNIQEDMYEDITFYLIIERKPLFYIINIIVPCILISILAIFVFYLPPGAGEKMTLSISVLIALTVFMLLLADKVPETSLGIPIIVNYVMFTMILVTFSVILSVVVLNLHHRTPSTHYMPTWVRKVFINFLPPYLGMFRPHPEEPVDEEPNEDQPQGHTDRTLKPGGEYFIRKINPELVMPWRGSRPDTTVQLQRFFDSDSYCLILPPDLKSAIAAITYMAEQLKKQDVNDTITDDWQYIAIVVDRLFLWLFVIITTLGTLAMFLDASFNHTPDNPFP
- the chrnb1l gene encoding cholinergic receptor, nicotinic, beta 1 (muscle) like isoform X3, yielding MYVCDVLCLVKGPVCGMKLTSRMELRMTRLLWLLCCCSMLSLTGGSEAERKLLQDLFQNYNLKVRPARTWNETVMVRVGMTLVQLISLDEKNGEMTTNVYMNMAWSDYRLSWNPKDYDNIDVIRIPPTKVWRPDIYLINNNDGQFDVALYVNVLVTNDGTVSWLPPAIYRSSCSIEVAYFPFDWQNCTMVFRSYTYDASEVDLQYGLDEDGNELHEIVIDKNAFTENGEWQICHKPTRKNIQEDMYEDITFYLIIERKPLFYIINIIVPCILISILAIFVFYLPPGAGEKMTLSISVLIALTVFMLLLADKVPETSLGIPIIVNYVFINFLPPYLGMFRPHPEEPVDEEPNEDQPQGHTDRTLKPGGEYFIRKINPELVMPWRGSRPDTTVQLQRFFDSDSYCLILPPDLKSAIAAITYMAEQLKKQDVNDTITDDWQYIAIVVDRLFLWLFVIITTLGTLAMFLDASFNHTPDNPFP
- the chrnb1l gene encoding cholinergic receptor, nicotinic, beta 1 (muscle) like isoform X1, with the translated sequence MYVCDVLCLVKGPVCGMKLTSRMELRMTRLLWLLCCCSMLSLTGGSEAERKLLQDLFQNYNLKVRPARTWNETVMVRVGMTLVQLISLDEKNGEMTTNVYMNMAWSDYRLSWNPKDYDNIDVIRIPPTKVWRPDIYLINNNDGQFDVALYVNVLVTNDGTVSWLPPAIYRSSCSIEVAYFPFDWQNCTMVFRSYTYDASEVDLQYGLDEDGNELHEIVIDKNAFTENGEWQICHKPTRKNIQEDMYEDITFYLIIERKPLFYIINIIVPCILISILAIFVFYLPPGAGEKMTLSISVLIALTVFMLLLADKVPETSLGIPIIVNYVMFTMILVTFSVILSVVVLNLHHRTPSTHYMPTWVRKVFINFLPPYLGMFRPHPEEPVDEEPNEDQPQGHTDRTLKPGGEYFIRKINPELVMPWRGSRPDTTVQLQRFFDSDSYCLILPPDLKSAIAAITYMAEQLKKQDVNDTITDDWQYIAIVVDRLFLWLFVIITTLGTLAMFLDASFNHTPDNPFP